CTGCCGCCGCCCGCAACGGGGCCACTGCGCGGCTGGTGTCATAGGCATCACGCTGCTTGAGCGACTCTAGCACGTCTGCATAGGGCGTGCTGTCCCCGCGCGCGTGCAATTCTTCAAAACGGCGGCGGGCACGCTCCTCTTGCGAGGCGGTGAGGAAGATCTTGGGGTCCGCCTCCGGCAGCACCACCGTGCCAATATCGCGCCCCGCCATCACCACGCCACCGCGCAGACCAATGCGGCGCTGCTGTTCGGTGAGCGCACTACGCACCCCGGCATACGCCGAGACTTGCGAGACGTGCGCCTCTACATCCGGCTGGCGCAGTTGCCAGGTGCAATCCTCGCCATCCAGCAGCACATCGTAGAGGCGTTGGTCCGCCACGCTGGCCGGGCGCAGATCGATCTCCACCGCGTGTGCCAAGGCTTCCACCGCCGGCTGATCATCCAGTGTCACGCCGCGCTTCAGCGCCGCCAGGGTGACGGCGCGATACATCGCCCCGGTGTCAAAGTACAAATAACCCAGCGCATCGGCCAGGTTTTTTGCCAGGGTGGATTTGCCGGAAGCGACCGGGCCGTCGATAGCGATGGTGAGCGGTTTGGACATTTAGCGAAAGTCTCCACTGGAAGTAGTAAGCACGTCATGCGGCAGCACATCGGCTGCCGCCCATAGAATGATGGTTTCCTGCTGCTGCGGCGTCTGGCGGTAGAGCCACCACGCGATCACATCCGTAGGCAGCATCTGCCAGGCCGGGGAGCTGGAAAGGGTAAAGCTCTGCCCGCGGTAGGCGCGCTGGCGCGCCGGTTCCTGCACATCGGCCGGCAGGAGCAGCAAGTCTGCCTCCTCGCGCTGCGCTGGCGGCGCGAATTGGCGGCCCAGCCAGGCCAGCGCCGGGCTGGGGCTACCCAGCTCCAGGCTCAACGCCTGGCGTTGCCCCGTGGCGCGTAGTGAGAGTGCATCCAGGCTATCGCGCAGCAAGCCCAATTGGCCCGCCGCTGCCCCTGGCGACCAAAGCTCGGCGCCCTGGCCGGCCGCGGGGTTGCCAAAGCGCGTGGCCCCCGCCAGCGCGAACAGCATGCAAAACACGGCCAGGCTCCACACCAGGCCGTCACGCGCCGCGCGGGCAGACCAGCCCAGCGCCACCAGCAAGGTCACCACCGCCGCTAGCACCACCACGCCGGCGGCGATAAACAGCGCCGGCCGCACCGCCTCTGGCAGCGTGGCCAGTTGCGGAATGCGCGCCAACGAGAGCACCCAAAAACTGAGCAGCACCACCATCAAGGCGAAATGGCCCCAGGCGGCCTGCGGTTCGCTAGCAGGCAGTTGCAAGCTACTGGCGATCACGGAGGCGGCCAGTAGCCACAAGGGCACCAATACCCAGATCAGATCGGCCACCTGCCGGCCAGGGTAAAGCAAGATCAACGCCAGCGCGGCCGCCGCCAACAAACTGGCAGCCTGCAGCTCACGCCGCCCCTGGCGCCAGGCGAGCAGCGCCCCCCACATGCCCAAGAGCAAGGTGGGGGCGCTGTAGCCAACTAACGCGAACAGCACGCGCCCCGCGGCAACGCCACTGGGGTGCAGCCAGCCCGTCACGAATTCGGTCAGCGGCGCGGCCACACTGGCGAAGCCGCCGGGAAACTGAAAGAACAGACTGCTGCCCAACAGCATTACCGCCAGCAAGCTCAGCGCGGCCGGCCCCAAAGCATCCTTAGGCAGTGCACTTCTGATGAAGAAGGCCCACACCAGCAGGGCAACCAGCACGCCAATATATGCCGCCGGCGCGGCCAGCAAGCCCAGCCCCACAAAAGCGCCAGCCAACCTGTGCCGCCCGGCCGCCCAGGCGCTAGCCGCCAACAGCAGCCCCGCCAAGGCCAACATGGCACCGGAGGCCAGCCGCGACAACGCCACCAGGCCCGGATCCAAGGCCAAGCCCAGCGCCAGCACCAAGGCGGTACGCCGCCCCAGCCGGTTGCGCCACGCGTAGGGCAGCGCCACCAGCGCCAGGCCCAGCACGGCCGGCCATAAGCGTGCCAACCATTCATTGCTACCGCTCAGGGAGAAGGTCAGTGCGGTCAGCAGGCTATAGCCCGGTTGCGCCCCCAAAGTAGTTGTGCCCGTCTGGGCCAACTCAAAGGCAGGCAAGGCAGCGCGGGCCTCAAAGTCATTTAGCGGCAGGCTGCCCAGTTGCCCGAAGCGCAGCCAGGCGGCCACAACAAGGATCAATACGTAGGCTGCAACTTCAAGGGTTAAGGAGGGGCGGCGCGCCATATCCCGCAGATTATAGTCGGCGCTGTCTGCCCCTGCGCGGCGACTCACTAAGGCACCGCGTAAATAGTGACTGAATCGTTTTGAAAGGCCACGGACAAGCGTGCCTGGAATTTGGCTTCGTTCACCGGGTAAGCGTTGCGCTCGAGATCACCCACGATGACATAGTGCACGTCATAGCGCTGCAGAATTTCCGCCGCCAGCGGCCACTGGCTGCTGGCATACAGCGTGCGCACGGCTTCTTCGCGTTCGCGCTCATACTCCCCCGCGCGCCACTGGCTCTCGTGCCCCGGCCAGCCGAGCACACCCGGCAGGCCACTGAACGTGGCGTAGCGCGCGTAGCCGGTGTAGCTGCCGCCCACCGCCTCTGCTATCACGCCGGGATCGGCCGTCTGCAACCAGGCGATCGCCGCGCGCGCGTCGGCGGGCAGGTAAGCGCTGCCATCCAGGCTCAACGCCTGGCCTTCGGGGCGGCTGGCCAGATCGGCAAAGGCATACAGTGGGAACACCAGCCCGGCGCCCAGCGCCAGCAGCAGGGCGGCCCACGCCGCCGTGCGGCGTAGTGACTTGTGCCCAGCCAACCATAAGCTACCGAGCGCAAACGCGGCCGCCACGCTCCACAGCAGCCAGGCCTGGTAGTAGAACTTGAACACCGTGTTCATGCGCGTGCCAAACTGATCGCGCAAGTAAACGAACTCTGGTGCGGTCACCAGCAAGGCGCCCACTAAGGCCAGCAGCAACGCAAACTGGCTGGCGGAGTGCGCCGGGCCGCGGCCAGCAGGCTTAGCGGGCCAGGCCAGCAAGCCGCCTAGCAGCCCGAGCATCAGCGCCAGGCTGAGCCAACCCCCCGCTGCGGCGGCGCGGCGTTGCAGTGCCGCCGCCAACAGGCTGGGCAGATCAGCGGCGCCAAAGCCGGTGAGGATCGCCGCGCCGAGGGGTGTGTTGCCCAGCGCGCCGGCATACACCCGCGCCATCAATAGCGACGCGCCCCACAGGGCCAGCACAAACCCCAGCCCCCCCAAACCTGCCCGCAGCAACAGGCTGGCGGGGCGGGTGCGCCACTGCACCAGCGCCCACAGCAGCAGCGGCGCCCACAGGGGCAGGAACATGATCCAAAGCTGCACCCCGCGCGTCGGGTTGATCAGGTTGGGCAAGATGCCGCCCGCCTGCGAACTGAAGCCGACAAAGAAGGGCACAAACAGCAAAACGCCCAAGCCCACCACCACCAGCAGCAGACTCATAAATTCGCCCAGCCGCGCCATGGCCCAGCCGTGAGCCTGCGCCCGGCGGAGGGCATACGCCGCCGCCAGCACACCGGCATAGATCGGCAGATCCCAAAAATTGATGAAGGCCAGCGCGCCGATCACCAAAGCGGCCAGCAGGATCGCCTCCGGCTGAATGTACACATCGATCAGCGGCCGGCGGCCGGCGCCAGGGTGGCGCTGGAGCAATTGGCGCCAATCGTTGGCGCCATCCTCAACATACAGCCCCAGCAGCGGCCGCTTGCTTTCGTTACCGCCGCGATAGGTGTTGTAAGCCAACCCCACGGCCAGCAGCACAAAGGGGATCGAAAACACATGCGGATGCAAATCTCCCAGCACAAAAGAAAAAGCCGGGAACTCATCGATCAGCTCTTGCTCCTGGCCGAGGAGATTGCGGTCATTGATCACGCGTGAGGCGCGCCACCACCACCAGTACGAGGTATCGAAGTAGCGTGGGGCCCAACGCGGCGCCTCGTTGGGCGGGTTCACCAGGTCTTTGACATCCAGCCAGGCCCACACCGCTGACTGCGCCTGGCCGCTCGCATCGGTTTGCCAAAATAGATGGCGCGCATGGGCAATCTCCAGCAAGCCTTCGGCGTTGCCCATCACCAGCATCAGCAGCGGGGCCAGGCCCGCCAGCCAGCGCAGCGTGCCGTAGCGCGCCGGCGCGTGCTGGGCCAGCAAGTTGAACACCAGCCCATAGGCGGCGGCGGCGCCCATGGCAAACACGCTGGCAATCCCCAGGTTGAAGGCCACCGCGCCGGCCACACCCAGCAGCTTGGCCAGCATGGCTACCATCAGGTAGCCGAAGTAATAGTAGGAGATGGAGTATCCCGCCAGCCACGGGTCATGCGGCGGCAGGCTGGGCGAGCGCAAGATGGCATTGATGAAGGCCAGCTCCATCGGCTTCTCGGTGCCTTCGATGCGCGGGTAACTGGCGCGCATCCATAACATGAAGCCGAAGCTGAGCAGGAACACCAGCTCGGTCGCTACGATCTGGCTGCGCTGCTCGCGCAGCCATGCGCCCAAGTGCCCCGCGGGCAGTTGCCGCGCCGCCCAGGCGCTGAGGCCGGCCAGCAGCAGCAAGGCCAAGAGCAAACTCGGCACGTCGTTGGCCAGCAAGCCCAGGCTGCCCAACAGCCAGAACACAAAGCCCCACAGCAGCAGCGCCAGCGGGCGCAAAAAGCCATAGCCACGCTCGGCCAGGGCTGGGAACCAACGATAGGCCAGCGGCAGCACCAGCCAGCTCAGGCCGGCCAGCGCCAGATACCAGGCCAGGGCGCTCCACAACTCACCCATCAGCGTTCCAGCACTTCATAGATGGCCGTATCGCCAACGC
The DNA window shown above is from Anaerolineales bacterium and carries:
- the cmk gene encoding (d)CMP kinase translates to MSKPLTIAIDGPVASGKSTLAKNLADALGYLYFDTGAMYRAVTLAALKRGVTLDDQPAVEALAHAVEIDLRPASVADQRLYDVLLDGEDCTWQLRQPDVEAHVSQVSAYAGVRSALTEQQRRIGLRGGVVMAGRDIGTVVLPEADPKIFLTASQEERARRRFEELHARGDSTPYADVLESLKQRDAYDTSRAVAPLRAAADAITLVSDGMQASEVLEEALALVRTRQAELANGT
- a CDS encoding glycosyltransferase family 39 protein, with translation MARRPSLTLEVAAYVLILVVAAWLRFGQLGSLPLNDFEARAALPAFELAQTGTTTLGAQPGYSLLTALTFSLSGSNEWLARLWPAVLGLALVALPYAWRNRLGRRTALVLALGLALDPGLVALSRLASGAMLALAGLLLAASAWAAGRHRLAGAFVGLGLLAAPAAYIGVLVALLVWAFFIRSALPKDALGPAALSLLAVMLLGSSLFFQFPGGFASVAAPLTEFVTGWLHPSGVAAGRVLFALVGYSAPTLLLGMWGALLAWRQGRRELQAASLLAAAALALILLYPGRQVADLIWVLVPLWLLAASVIASSLQLPASEPQAAWGHFALMVVLLSFWVLSLARIPQLATLPEAVRPALFIAAGVVVLAAVVTLLVALGWSARAARDGLVWSLAVFCMLFALAGATRFGNPAAGQGAELWSPGAAAGQLGLLRDSLDALSLRATGQRQALSLELGSPSPALAWLGRQFAPPAQREEADLLLLPADVQEPARQRAYRGQSFTLSSSPAWQMLPTDVIAWWLYRQTPQQQETIILWAAADVLPHDVLTTSSGDFR